From the genome of Bacteroides sp. MSB163, one region includes:
- the traJ gene encoding conjugative transposon protein TraJ, producing the protein MVLLSIDWTNLHELLRSLYDEMMPLCEDMASVAKGVAGIGALFYVAYRVWQSLSRAEEIDVFPLFRPFVLGLCIMFFPTMVLGTINGILSPVCSATSSLVEQQTFDMKKYQEEKDELEREAMLRDPAKAFLVSDEEFDKKIDELGWSLGDMDTMINMYGQKAVYDMGEKVRQWFRELLELFFQAASLLIDTLRTFFLIVLSILGPISFALAVYDGFQSTLTTWLSRYICIYLWLPVGDLFGAILSRIQILMLQQDIKQMQDPTFIPDASGSVYCIFMIIGIIGYFCVPTVSSWIIQAGGAGAYGQKANGAGKMAGNGAAAVGGAVGGSVAGRIKKMF; encoded by the coding sequence ATGGTATTACTATCAATAGACTGGACGAACCTGCATGAGTTGCTGCGTTCGCTTTACGATGAAATGATGCCGCTGTGCGAGGATATGGCAAGCGTGGCAAAGGGAGTGGCCGGTATAGGTGCCCTGTTCTACGTGGCGTACCGGGTGTGGCAGTCCCTTTCAAGGGCGGAAGAGATAGACGTGTTCCCGCTTTTCAGGCCGTTTGTGCTGGGGCTTTGCATCATGTTTTTCCCCACAATGGTACTGGGTACAATCAACGGGATTCTTTCCCCCGTATGCAGTGCCACTTCCTCACTGGTGGAACAGCAGACTTTCGACATGAAAAAGTATCAGGAAGAAAAGGACGAACTGGAACGGGAAGCGATGCTCCGTGACCCGGCAAAGGCTTTCCTTGTGAGTGATGAGGAATTTGACAAGAAGATAGACGAGCTTGGCTGGTCGCTGGGGGACATGGACACGATGATAAACATGTACGGGCAGAAGGCGGTGTATGACATGGGGGAAAAAGTACGGCAATGGTTCCGCGAACTGTTGGAACTGTTCTTTCAGGCAGCCTCGCTGCTGATAGACACGCTGAGGACTTTCTTTCTGATTGTCCTTTCCATACTGGGGCCAATCTCTTTTGCGCTGGCCGTCTATGACGGATTCCAGAGTACGCTCACCACATGGCTGTCACGCTATATCTGTATTTACTTATGGCTGCCCGTGGGTGACCTGTTCGGTGCTATCCTCTCACGCATACAGATTCTGATGTTGCAGCAGGACATCAAGCAGATGCAGGACCCGACATTCATACCAGACGCATCGGGCAGTGTGTATTGTATATTCATGATTATAGGTATCATCGGTTATTTCTGCGTTCCCACGGTGTCCTCATGGATTATTCAGGCAGGCGGTGCGGGAGCTTACGGGCAGAAGGCCAACGGTGCCGGGAAAATGGCCGGAAACGGTGCGGCGGCAGTCGGTGGGGCAGTCGGTGGATCGGTAGCCGGACGCATCAAGAAAATGT